CGCGCACTCGGCAAGCTTAATACTGAACTTCGGCGCACGCGTGACCTGGCGGCGCATCGCGAACACGAGCGCGACCTGGCGCAGCAGGAATTGATGCGCAAGCTCGAGGAAGAGCGCGAGCTCGCAAAGGAGAAGATGCAGTTCGAGGCCCAGTTAAGCGAGTACGAGAAATTCGCTTCGCTGGCGCAGCTTGCGTTAGGAGCCGCTCACGAGATCAACAATCCGCTGCTCGGCATACTGTCGCACCTCGAACTGGAGCTGAATGAAGCCATCGACGGCGAGCAGCGGGCCGAGATCGAGCAGTGCATCGAGGGTGCGAAGCGCATCTCATTCGCCGTGCGTGGACTGTTGAACTATGCGCGTCCGGGACCGTTACTCATCAGCAAAATCAACCTGGACCGGCTTGTGGCAGAAACGCTGAACTTTGTCGCTCATCAGCCGATGTTCCGGGGCATAGCCATGCTGAAGAACATTCCCCAGGATCTGCCGGCGATCAGTGCTGACGCGAACCAGATATCACAGGTCATCATGAACCTGCTGTTGAATGCCGCGCAGGCCACGACCGGAGGCGGCAAGATCAGCATCACGGCCGAGAAGGTGAAGTTTGACGATGCTGTAGAGATAGTTGTCGCCGATACCGGTTGTGGGATTCCGGCCGACATTCTCCCGCACGTATTCGAGCCCTTCTTTACGACCAAGCGCGGGAAGGGAACCGGACTCGGATTGAGCATCAGCCAGGCATACATTCGTAGCCACGGCGGCGACATCCGTGTGGACAGCATTCCGGGTCGTGGCACAACAGTTCGCATGCGCCTGCCCATTCGGCAGGAAGGCCGGCCAATGCCGGAGAGCGAAGAGGTCGTTGCGTAATGCCCTACTCCATCCTTGTCCTCGACGATGAATCGCTGACGTTGCGCACGATCGGGCGGGCGTTGAAGGCCGAAGGCTACGAAGTGTTTGTTGCGATGTCCGGGGAAGAAGGCCTGAAGATATTCGCCGATGAGCGTCCCGACCTTGCGCTGGTGGATGTGGTGCTGCCCGGCATCAACGGCATTGAAGTGCTGCGGCAGATCAAGAAACTCAACCCGGCCACGATTGTGCTCATGATGAGCGCCTACCACATGGTGGATCGCGCGGTCGAGGCAATGAAACTGGGTGCGTACGACTACCTTATTAAGCCCTTCCACATCGTCGATATGACGAACACGATCGAGCGCGCGACAGAGATGCTGGCCTTGCGCGTGCGCGTCAGCGACACGGTGGAAACACAAAAAGGCCGCTACGATTTCGGCCGGGTAGCAACGCGAAGTCCTGTGATGCGCGAGATGTTGCAGATGGCACGAAAGGCGGCGGAGTCGGACAAAACAACGATTCTGATTCAGGGCGATAGCGGCACTGGCAAGGAGGTGCTGGCGAAGGCAATCCATTATCACAGCCCGCGCGCGCACGATCCCCTGCTGGAACTCAACTGCGCCGCACTGCCCGACGCGCTGATGGAGAGCGAACTTTTTGGCTATGAGCCGGGTGCGTTCACTGACGCTCGGAGACGCAAGGAAGGCCTGCTGGAGAAGGCGGACCATGGAACCCTGTTTCTGGACGAGATCGGCAACATGTCCTTCAGCGTGCAGGCCAAGTTGCTGCGCGTGCTGGAAGAGGGTTCGTTTATGCGATTGGGCGGAACCCGCACCATCAACGTGGATGTTCGTATCATCGCGGCAACCAACAAGGTTCTGAGAGAAGCCGCAGCCCGTGGCGAGTTCCGCGAAGACCTCTACTACCGCCTGAACGTGATGCCGTTGTTCATCCCTCCGCTGCGCGAGAGGAAAGAAGACGTTCTGCCACTGGCGCTCGACATGATGCAGCGGTACAACAGCGAGCTGAAAAAGAACTTCACAGGATTCACCCCAGGCGCAGCCGAACTGCTGCAGCAATATCCTTGGCCCGGCAACATTCGCGAACTGAAAAACGTTATTGAGCGCACGATGATTCTCGCTGCGGAAGGCGACATCGATGCGGAGTGCCTGCCGGAGGAAATTAGGGAATTCACGCCGGAAACCTCTCCGGCCGAGCGTGCTGTACTTGCTGCGGAAACCCCAGCTGCGGGAGAGGCGTTCGCCACCCTGCGCGAAGTCGAAGAGCGTTACATCAACGAAGTGTTGGTCGCGACCGGCAATAACAAAGCTCAGGCCGCCCGCATCCTCGGTATCCACTCAACTTCTATCTTGCGTCGTCTCAAGAAGAAAGACCTTGAGGACGACGCCCTCGCAGCGGAATCTCCAGCTGCGAAACAAGGTTCGCACTAACAGCACAATTCGCAGCACTGCAAAAAGCGGTGCACCACTGCAAAATGCAGTGCTTTGACAGCACTGCATTTTGCAGCCTTCTCGTAACTCCTTTCCCTTCAAAGCCAAACAGTCACATCGCTGATTGCCATCTACGTGCTCTTTACAGAGCCGGAGGCAGCCTTCACCCGCGCCTAGCTGAACGGCAGGGGTGAACGTCTCGCAGGTTTTGATGGGCGGAGCAAAACGCTGGCTCCGCAATCGCAAGGAGGCAATTATGTCGATCCTATTCGTACTGCTCACATTCCTGCTGGTCATCAGCATCACATACTTCCGCCGTGGCACCGGCAATGTTGCCGTGCAGGTGAAAGAGCCGAATGCGTGGGCGCGCCCCGCCGCACCGCGCATCTCCAAGGAGCAAGGCTTTGATATCCCAAAGGGCTATTGCTTCCATCCGGGACACACATGGGTGCTCGACGAAGGGCGACAGAATGCCCGTATCGGCATTGACAGCTTCGCTTCCAGCCTGATCGGCAAGATTGAGCGCATTGAGGTCGTCGGCCTGAACCGCTGGGTTCGCCAGGGTCAGAAGCTGATGTCGATTACGACCGAGGGTCTCACGGTCGATCTGCTTTCGCCGATCGAAGGCGTCATCACGTCGGTCAACCACGAAGCCATTAAGAATCCGGAACTCACGACGAAAGATCCGTATCGCGACGGCTGGATCTGCGTCGTGAAGTCGCCTGAGCTCTCGACCAACCTGAAGAATCTGGTGACGGGAACGCTGGTCGCGCCCTGGATGCAGAACAGCCTCGGCCATGTTCGCTCGCTGGCGCAGACGCTGGCGCCGGCGCTGGCACAAGATGGTGGAATGCCGGTTAGCGGCCTGCTTGCGCAGCTCGATCCCGGCTCGCAGCGGAAGCTGATCCACGAATTCTTCCTGACATAGCGCTTGAAACGAACTGAGGAGAGGAGGACATCATGGAAAAGAAAGCGATCTTGGTAGATATCAAGCGCTGCGTCGGATGCCAGAGTTGTGAGCAGGCATGCCAGAGAGTTCACGGTTTTCCAGAGCAGCACCAGGCACACTTGTCCGACACGGCGCTGACCGTGGTAGAGCAGCACGGCGAGAAGTTTGTCCGCCGCATGTGTCTGCATTGTGAAGATCCGGCTTGCGCTTCGGCGTGTCTCGTGGGTGCCCTGAAGAAGAGTTCCTTCGGCCCGGTGACCTACGACGCCAAGAAGTGCATGGGCTGCCGTTATTGCATGATTGCGTGCCCGCAAGCGGTGCCGAAGTATGAATGGTCGAAGCTGGCGCCTTATGTAAAGAAGTGCGATATGTGCGCCGAGCGCCAGGCGGCCGGTGAAAAGCCTGCGTGTGTTGAGGCTTGTCCGCTGGATGCCAGCACGGTTGGCAATCGCGAAGACATTCTTAAAGAGGCTTGGAGCCGTGTCCGCTCGGACTCGTCTTACGTGCCCCGGGTCTACGGCGTGGAGGAGTTCGGCGGAACGTCGGTCTTCTACATCTCGGACGTGGCGTTTGAAGAGCTCGGCTTCGTGAAACCAGCGCTTGGCAGCCAACCGCTGCCGACGTTATCGGCTGCGGCATTGGGCGAGACGCCCACGGTCGTGCTCGTCGGCGGATCGATGCTGGCGGCGTTGTACTGGATCACGCAGCGCCGGCGCGACGTAGCACTGGCGGAGTCGCATACCGCGCAACCGAAACAGACGGAAAAGATCGATGAGGGAAGGAGCTAACCATGGCTGCGAAATTACCGAAACTTACGTTGTGGCGCGCAATCACGGCGATCATCTTTATGGTCGGGGCATACGCAGCCTATTTGAGGTTTTTCATCGGATGGCAGGCGAGTACGAACCTGACTGACGCGCAACCTTGGGGTCTGTGGGTCGGCTTTGGAACGCTGTGCGGAGTTGGACTCTCAGCCGGCGGATTCGGCCTCGCGGGTGCCGTATACCTGCTTGGGATGGAGCGTTACCGGCCCATCCTGCGCGCCTCGATCCTGCTGTCGTTCCTGGGCTACTCCACGGTGTGCACCGGCATGTTGTACGAACTCGGATTGCCGTGGCGCATCTGGCATCCACTCATCTACTGGAACGGACACTCTGTCCTGTTCGATGTCTCGATGTGCGTGATGGCATATACCAGCGTGCTGGCGCTCGAGTTCTCGCCATCGCTGATCGAGAAGCTGCCATGGAAAGCTGCGCGCGACTTCTATCTGCACTGGCATCACAAAGTTCTCATCGCGCTGGTACTCGCTGGCGTGCTGCTTTCGTCGATGCACCAATCGTTCCTCGGCGGTCTCTTCCTGATTGCGAAGGGCAAGGTGTATCCGCTCTGGTATAGCCCGTATCTCACAACAATGTTCTATCTTTCAGCGATTCCGGCTGGCATCGCGATGCTGATTGTCGCGCTGTACTTGTGCGTGCGTTCTCTCAACGTTCGTATCGAATACAGCATCCTTGAAGAACTGAGCCGCGTCATGGGAATCATGCTGGGCGTGTACGGCATTTTCCGAGCGATCGACCTGTGGAGAAATCATGCTCTGCAATACCTCTTCACGCGCCGCATTGAGACCGCTTACTTCTGGCTCGAAATCATGTTGCTCGTGATCATCCCCGTCGCCCTGCTTTCGCAAAGCAAGATACGGAATACGCCCAGGGCGCTGTACTGGACTTGTGCAACGGTGGTGATGGGCTTCATGGCAAACCGCCTCAACGTTTCGATCACCGCGATCGATGCGACGACAGGCGCGAACTACTCGCCGAAATGGCCTGAGTTGGCGCTTACGCTGGCAGTCGTCACGGCAGCAGCAGTTGCGTTCCGCCTGGCCGTGATTCATTTGGACATACTGCCAAAGAATGAGCCGAAATCAGCGCGCTGGATCATGAATTCGGCTGAACCGGCAGAGGCGTAAGGCACGGATTGTACCCCGCTGACCTGCACCATGGTCGGGACCCCGGGTTCTGCGCACGGGGTCCCAAGCGGGCCTGGGAGGCGACCATGAATGCGAGCGACCTGATGCCTCCAGCGGCCAGGCTGGATGAATCTCTCGATCCCCAACTCGAATCTCAGCTTCAACTTGATGGCTTATCACGTTGGCTCGATCTGGAAGACTGGATTCTGGAGCGACTTCGTCACAACGAGCGCGAGGCGACCTGCGCGCTTTCACTGATGCGCGACGATGCGCGCGCCGAAAGCTGCATGGCTCTGAGTGTGCAGCACGGCCGCGCTGCTGGACCGGCACTGGCGACGATCAGCTTCTCTCCTGAAACTTACCTGAACGAATTGCGCGCGCAGGCTTATTCCAACAGCATGGCTTGCGCTTTGTACCGGCTTCCGTACTCCGGCGGCGCTGCCGGCATCGTATGTGACCCGCACACATTTAGCGAACGCGAGATGCGCCGCGTCATCCGCGCGGTGAGTCTCAGCGGTTCCGATCTGCTGGGCTGCCGGGCGGTCGCGCTCGTGCCGACGCCGGAGACAAACGAGCACATTGCCGGATGGCTGGCGGCAGAATTCGGCGACACCGAGGCGCGTGTCTCTGTCTCCGGGAAACCGGCCGGTGCTCATGGCATCGACCTTGACCGCCTCCATGCTATGGGCATTGTCGAGGTCGTACGAGAGTCACTGCCCGAGCGTGAGATTGGGATTCGAGGCGCGCGTGTGGCGCTACAGGGCTTTGGTCGCATTGCACGGACGGTTGCTGCGGAACTGCACGGGCTGGGCGCGCGTGTGATTGCCGTGGCCGATGTGTCAGGTGGACTGCTGGATAGGGAAGGTCTGGACATCAACGCCGTCGAGCAGTACGTCATGCGCCAGGGAGTCGTGCTTGGCTATCCCAAGGCGGAACCATTGTGCAATGCCGACGTGCTGGAACTCGATTGCGATGCGCTGGTGCTACTGGCAGCTCCATGGCAGATTACTGCTCGGAATGCAGACGGCATCCGCGCCAAAGTCATCGTCGAGGGTGTCCCGCACGGCTTGACCGAAACAGCGCGAGAGCAGCTCGATGCGCGCGGCACGATCATGGCGTCATCGATCTTTTGCTTAGGTGCGCGTCTGTTCGCAGCTTCTCTGGAATTGAGCAGCGGGGAACAGGCGAACGCGACGCGGCCGGCCTATAATGCTCTCGTGCGGCGTAGGGTACGTCGTGCATTTTCCGAAATTCGCGAAGCGAAACGGCACTGGCAGACGAACCTTTGGATCACGGCCGAAATGCTTGCGGTCGACCGCCTCGCGTGTGAATTGCGCGAGCAGGGGTTGGGTTTATAACCCGCTGGGAGGATACGCGGGTGATTGTGGGAATTGGAACTTGAAACTCTACGCCGGTCTCGGCAAGTCACCCTGTCCGGTGACTGGAGTCACAGCAAGTTTGTTTCTCTGGACGTGTAATGCCGACGGCCACGTGGAACATCGATAGCTCCGCAGCTTGAGGTTTCCCCGTAACTGATGCTGCGTCTTATTTGTGGCTGTTGAAGCGCTGTTCTAAAACCTGATTTGTTCCGGCCCTGACACGCCTCCCTTAATCCGATGGAGGAGTCAATGGAATCGGCGAAACCCGCGACCGGCGATTTGGTCATGTGTCCCTCACGTAGTGGACATGGGAGCCCGGAGCGAGTTCCTGCGATTCCCAGACTCCAGGATTTCAATCGCACTCTCCAAAACTACATAGACAAAATTGCTGATCCTCCACAGGTGCGCGACCGAAACGTGGCCTATGGACCGGGAAGCGGGAGGGGTGCGTCTTTGCGCCGGGCAAGTTGATTGCTGGAGCGAGCAGCAAGCGCTCTGGCGTGTGAGCAACAAGGAGGAAATTCCAATGAGTGCTGGCATTGTGACGCCGGGAACGAAAGCCCCGGGCGACTACATCGAACAAGTAATGTCCCAGGTGAAGGCAAAGAACCCTGCCGAACCGGAATTCCACCAGGCAGTTATGGAAGTATTCCAGTCGTTGAGCCTAGTGCTGCAACGGCATTCCGAGTACAAATCTGCACGGATCCTTGAGCGCCTCGTAGAGCCCGAACGGGTCATCATGTTCCGTGTTCCCTGGTTTGACGATCACGGCAACGTTCAGGTCAATCGTGGCTTCCGCATCGAGATGAACAGCGCAATCGGTCCCTACAAGGGCGGCCTGCGCTTCCATCCATCCGTCAACCTAGGCATCCTGAAATTCCTGGCGTTCGAGCAGGTGTTCAAGAACTCGCTGACAACGCTGCCGATCGGCGGCGGCAAGGGAGGTTCGGACTTCGATCCGAAGGGCAAGAGCGACAACGAAGTGATGCGCTTCTGCCAGAGTTTCATGACCGAACTGGCGCGCCACATCGGACCCGACACGGACGTACCTGCGGGCGACATTGGCGTAGGCGGACGCGAAATCGGCTTCTTGTTCGGCCAGTACAAGCGCGTGCGCAATGAGTTCTCCGGCGTTCTGACCGGCAAGGGCTTGGCCTGGGGCGGTTCGCTGATTCGTCCGGAAGCGACCGGCTACGGCAGCGTCTACTTTGCTGACGAAATGCTGAAGTCACGCAAGGACAGCCTGGAAGGCAAGCTCTGCCTGGTCTCCGGGAGCGGCAATGTTTCCCAGTACACAATCGAGAAGCTGCTCGACTTCGGCGCGAAGCCGTTAACCGCATCCGACTCCGACGGCGCAATCTTCGATCCGGACGGCATCGACCGCGAGAAGCTCTCGTACATCATGTCCCTGAAAAACGTTCGCCGTGGCCGCATGCGCGAGTATGCCGAGCAGTATAAGAAGGCGATCTTCATGCCTTCCGATGCGAAGCTGGGCTACAACCCGCTTTGGAACGTCAAAGCCGACTGCGCATTCCCGAGCGCCACACAGAACGAGATCAATGCGAAAGATGCTGCGAACCTCATCAAGAACGGCTGCAAACTCATTTCCGAGGGCGCGAATATGCCGAGCACGCTCGAGGCGACCAAGCAGTTCCTGGAAGCTGGTCTTCTGTATGGACCGGCGAAGGCTGCCAACGCTGGTGGCGTGGCAACGTCTGGTCTCGAAATGTCCCAGAACAGCATGAGGCTGAACTGGAGTCGGGATGAGGTGGACGATCGGTTGCACAAAATCATGATCGCCATTCACAAGAACTGTTACGAAACGGCCGAGGCCTACGGGACTCCCGGCAATCTCGTCAACGGCGCAAACATCGCGGGCTTCCTCAAGGTTGCCAATGCGATGCTGGACCAGGGGCTCGTCTAAGTCTTATGTGCGGATGGCGCGGGGTGGACACTGTCCACCCCGCGCGTGTCTATTGACGACGAACTCACGGACATCCTCGATGGCTACGCAGAACGTACCCGAACCACCTATTGCCGCGGAGCAACTCTTCGACGGCTTCGAAAACCTGATGCCCTTCCGGGTGCAGGACATCCTGCTGGTTTCCAGCCTGTATGACTCCTTCATTCTTCGCGAAGATGGAAGGCTGAATGAACTGCTAATGGGCGAATCGCTTGAGCTTGATCTCAAGCACGTTCCCGCCATGACACACGTCTCGACCGGCGCAGAAGCGCTGGAACTGGCCCGCTCGCAACCCCGCTTCAACCTGATCGTGACGAACCTGGAACTGGGTGACATGGATGCGGCCCAACTGGCTCGCGAGGTTAAGAATGCCGGGCTGGATGTTCCTGTCGTCGTGCTGACCTACGACTACCGAGAAATCAAGGAATTTATCGCCCGTAATCCAGCCACTGACATTGAGCGCATTTTCCTGTGGCAGGGCAATGCTCGCATTCTCATTGCGATCGTCAAGTGGATCGAAGACAAACGCAACGTGCCTCATGATACAAGCACGATCGGCGTTCCGGTCATCCTGGTTGTGGAGGACAACATACGGTATTACTCCTCCTTCCTGCCGGTTATTTACACCGAACTGATTACGCAGTCGCGCCGCCTCATACGGGAAGGCATCAACGTGGCGCACAAGTTAGTTCGCATGAGAGCGCGCCCCAAGATTCTGCTTTGCTGCAACTATGAAGACGCAATGGAACAGGTGTTGAAGTATCGTGATTACCTGTTCGGCGTCGTGTCCGACGTGGAGTTCCCGCGAGGCGGTGAACTTACGCCCGAGGCAGGATTCGACTTGGCGCGAATGGTGCGCGGCATCGTGCCCGATGTGCCTATCGCACTTCAGTCCAGTCGCACAGAGTTTCTCTCGCGTGCGCAGGCCGAGGGCTACTCGTTCCTGCGCAAGCGTTCGCCCACGCTTCTCACCGACTTGCAGAGACTCATGACCGAGAAGTTTGGGTTTGGCGATTTCGTTTTCCGCCTGCCGGATGGAAGAGAAGTGGCGAGGGCAGGCGACCTGAATGGATTGGAGGCATTGCTGCAACAAGTCCCGGCGGAGACGATCGCATACCATAGCGAACGAAATCACTTTTCGCATTGGCTGATGGCGAGAACAGAATTCGCGCTCGCGCAAAGATTACGACCGCGAAGGGTTTCTGATTTCGCCACCTACGAGGACCTGCGACACGACCTGATCGAGGAGATTGCAGACTATCGACGCGAGCAGACAGAGGTTCTCATCGGTGATTTCGAACCCTCCACGTTCAAGGCAACAGATACGTGCTTCTTGCGCATAGGGGGAGGTTCGCTTGGCGGGAAAGCCCGCGGACTTGCCTTCGTCAGGCACCTGCTGCACAGAAGGGGGATCGGGCACCGCTTTGCCGGAGTGCGAGTCGCAGTGCCGCAAACCGTCGTGCTCGCCACCGATGCATTCGACAACTTTCTCACCGAGAACAACTTGCTCGACTTCGCAATCCGTAGCACGGATGATGCCGAAATCGAGCGGCGCTTCCTCGCGGCAGAGTTGCCCGGGTTTATCCGCGAGGCCCTGTCGGCCTTTCTGCGAGAGGTTCATTACCCGGTCGCAGTGCGCTCCTCCAGCTTGCTGGAGGATTCGCAGTACCAGCCTTTTACGGGCGTGTACGAGACGTTCATGCTGGCCAACCAGCATCCAGACATCGCCGTGCGCCTGGAACACTTGATAGAGGCCGTCAAGCGCGTCTATGCGTCCACCTTCAGCCAGCAGGCAAAGGCGTATGTGCGAGCGACTCCGTATCGGCTCGAAGAAGAGAAGATGGCGGTCATCCTCCAGCAAGTTGTCGGCGCGGCTCACGGCCCACGCTTCTATCCGGATTTTTCAGGCGTCGTGCGCTCGCGCAACTTCTATCCGGTGGCACCCATGACCTATCGCGACGGAATCGCGGCCATCGCGTTAGGACTAGGCCGCACCGTGGTGAACGGAGAGAAGTGCCTGACATTCTGTCCGCGTTATCCGCGGCACGCGATTCAGTTCTCGTCAGTGGAAGACATCCTGGCGAACTCGCAGACTGAGTTCTGGGCTCTTGAGCTTGATCGCGCGGAGCGGAAAGAAGATCGCCTCGCCGACCTGCGCGAAGTGAGATTCGGATTGGATGTTGCAGAGAACGACGGGACGTTGCACATGCTCGGCTCCACTTACGAAATGGACAACCACGCCGTGTACGACGGACTCAGCAGGCATGGAGTACGCATCGTGAGCTTTGCTCCTGTGCTCAAGCACGGTGTGTTTCCGCTGTCTATGCTGCTCGACCATCTCATCAGGACCGGAGAAGAGGCGCTTGACCGCCCCGTGGAGATAGAGTTTGCCGGACGGTTGCCACGCCACGAAGGTGATTGCGCCGAGTTCGGCTTCCTGCAAATGCGACCGCTCGTGCTCTCACGCGAACGGGAGGAATTGCGGATGGAGGAAGTGGAACCAAAGCGACTCGTCTGCCAAAGCTCAAAGGTGCTGGGACACGGCCGCATGCAGGATTTGCGCGATGTGGTTGTAGTGGATTTTCATCGCTTCGAGCGCGCACGCAGCCACGAAGTGGGACAGTGGGTGGCAGACTTCAACGCGAAGCTTACGGAACGGGGTACGCCCTATCTGCTGATCGGTGTTGGCCGATGGGGATCAAGCGATCCGTGGCTCGGCATCCCGATCACCTGGGCTGAAATCTCAGGAGCCCGCGCAATCGTTGAAGCTGGATTCCGGGATTTCCGCGTCACGCCCTCGCAAGGAAGCCACTTCTTTCAGAACCTTACTGCATTTCAGGTCGGCTACTTCACAGTGAATCCTGACGCGGGCGATGGTTTGGTCGACTGGGAGTGGCTGGCGTCGCAGGCAGCGGTCGAGGAGCAGGGATGTGTTCGGCATCTACACTTTGAGTCGCCGTTGCAGGTGACGATGAATGGGAAAACCGGACAAGGCGTCATTTACAAACCAGAACCGACGCACTAGCCGAGCCTGAATGGTAATGTTGAATGGGAACGGCGCAGCTTTTGGCTGCGCCGTTTGTGTTTCACGCAGCCGAGACGACTGCGCAATTTTCTGCATTTCTATTTCGCGCCGGTCTGTGTTGCACCAGCATTCGTGGGGCCTGCGAGCACATCGGCTGGCATCTTCCAGCCGGGCTTCGCGTTGGCAGCCGCGTTCTGTTCGTCGAGCCACTTCTTCAGCGGTGCGAAGTACTCCATCATGGCGTTAGCGTCCATCTTGTCTTCGCCAGTCAGGGCTTTCAGGGCTTCAGGCCACGGGCGGCTCATGCCCATTGCGAGCATGTTATTCAGGCGTTCGCCGGCTTTCTTGTCGTTGAAGAAACTGCAACGGTGCATCGGCCCGGTCTGCCCGGCTTCTTTACACATTGCGCGGTAGAACTGGAACTGAAGAATCCGCGCAAGGAAATACCGCGTGTAGGGGACGTTCGCCGGAACGTGATACTTCGCGCCGGGATCGAAGTCCTGTTCGCTGCGGGCGACTGGCGGCGCAACGCCCTGGTATTTTTCCCGAAGCTCCCACCAGCCCTTGTTGTAGTCGGCGGGCTTCACTTCCCCAGCCATCACCTTCCAGCGCCACTGGTCGAT
This region of Clostridia bacterium genomic DNA includes:
- a CDS encoding ATP-binding protein, which translates into the protein MNFAYNPGAARRIRPRRLATCAAALAMVCTMTVEAGALPARPTWLPATVDSELAALVALAVALAIALAGMLIRARALGKLNTELRRTRDLAAHREHERDLAQQELMRKLEEERELAKEKMQFEAQLSEYEKFASLAQLALGAAHEINNPLLGILSHLELELNEAIDGEQRAEIEQCIEGAKRISFAVRGLLNYARPGPLLISKINLDRLVAETLNFVAHQPMFRGIAMLKNIPQDLPAISADANQISQVIMNLLLNAAQATTGGGKISITAEKVKFDDAVEIVVADTGCGIPADILPHVFEPFFTTKRGKGTGLGLSISQAYIRSHGGDIRVDSIPGRGTTVRMRLPIRQEGRPMPESEEVVA
- a CDS encoding sigma-54 dependent transcriptional regulator; protein product: MPYSILVLDDESLTLRTIGRALKAEGYEVFVAMSGEEGLKIFADERPDLALVDVVLPGINGIEVLRQIKKLNPATIVLMMSAYHMVDRAVEAMKLGAYDYLIKPFHIVDMTNTIERATEMLALRVRVSDTVETQKGRYDFGRVATRSPVMREMLQMARKAAESDKTTILIQGDSGTGKEVLAKAIHYHSPRAHDPLLELNCAALPDALMESELFGYEPGAFTDARRRKEGLLEKADHGTLFLDEIGNMSFSVQAKLLRVLEEGSFMRLGGTRTINVDVRIIAATNKVLREAAARGEFREDLYYRLNVMPLFIPPLRERKEDVLPLALDMMQRYNSELKKNFTGFTPGAAELLQQYPWPGNIRELKNVIERTMILAAEGDIDAECLPEEIREFTPETSPAERAVLAAETPAAGEAFATLREVEERYINEVLVATGNNKAQAARILGIHSTSILRRLKKKDLEDDALAAESPAAKQGSH
- a CDS encoding glycine cleavage system protein H → MSILFVLLTFLLVISITYFRRGTGNVAVQVKEPNAWARPAAPRISKEQGFDIPKGYCFHPGHTWVLDEGRQNARIGIDSFASSLIGKIERIEVVGLNRWVRQGQKLMSITTEGLTVDLLSPIEGVITSVNHEAIKNPELTTKDPYRDGWICVVKSPELSTNLKNLVTGTLVAPWMQNSLGHVRSLAQTLAPALAQDGGMPVSGLLAQLDPGSQRKLIHEFFLT
- a CDS encoding 4Fe-4S dicluster domain-containing protein, yielding MEKKAILVDIKRCVGCQSCEQACQRVHGFPEQHQAHLSDTALTVVEQHGEKFVRRMCLHCEDPACASACLVGALKKSSFGPVTYDAKKCMGCRYCMIACPQAVPKYEWSKLAPYVKKCDMCAERQAAGEKPACVEACPLDASTVGNREDILKEAWSRVRSDSSYVPRVYGVEEFGGTSVFYISDVAFEELGFVKPALGSQPLPTLSAAALGETPTVVLVGGSMLAALYWITQRRRDVALAESHTAQPKQTEKIDEGRS
- the nrfD gene encoding NrfD/PsrC family molybdoenzyme membrane anchor subunit, which gives rise to MAAKLPKLTLWRAITAIIFMVGAYAAYLRFFIGWQASTNLTDAQPWGLWVGFGTLCGVGLSAGGFGLAGAVYLLGMERYRPILRASILLSFLGYSTVCTGMLYELGLPWRIWHPLIYWNGHSVLFDVSMCVMAYTSVLALEFSPSLIEKLPWKAARDFYLHWHHKVLIALVLAGVLLSSMHQSFLGGLFLIAKGKVYPLWYSPYLTTMFYLSAIPAGIAMLIVALYLCVRSLNVRIEYSILEELSRVMGIMLGVYGIFRAIDLWRNHALQYLFTRRIETAYFWLEIMLLVIIPVALLSQSKIRNTPRALYWTCATVVMGFMANRLNVSITAIDATTGANYSPKWPELALTLAVVTAAAVAFRLAVIHLDILPKNEPKSARWIMNSAEPAEA
- a CDS encoding Glu/Leu/Phe/Val dehydrogenase dimerization domain-containing protein; translated protein: MNASDLMPPAARLDESLDPQLESQLQLDGLSRWLDLEDWILERLRHNEREATCALSLMRDDARAESCMALSVQHGRAAGPALATISFSPETYLNELRAQAYSNSMACALYRLPYSGGAAGIVCDPHTFSEREMRRVIRAVSLSGSDLLGCRAVALVPTPETNEHIAGWLAAEFGDTEARVSVSGKPAGAHGIDLDRLHAMGIVEVVRESLPEREIGIRGARVALQGFGRIARTVAAELHGLGARVIAVADVSGGLLDREGLDINAVEQYVMRQGVVLGYPKAEPLCNADVLELDCDALVLLAAPWQITARNADGIRAKVIVEGVPHGLTETAREQLDARGTIMASSIFCLGARLFAASLELSSGEQANATRPAYNALVRRRVRRAFSEIREAKRHWQTNLWITAEMLAVDRLACELREQGLGL
- the gdhA gene encoding NADP-specific glutamate dehydrogenase, giving the protein MSAGIVTPGTKAPGDYIEQVMSQVKAKNPAEPEFHQAVMEVFQSLSLVLQRHSEYKSARILERLVEPERVIMFRVPWFDDHGNVQVNRGFRIEMNSAIGPYKGGLRFHPSVNLGILKFLAFEQVFKNSLTTLPIGGGKGGSDFDPKGKSDNEVMRFCQSFMTELARHIGPDTDVPAGDIGVGGREIGFLFGQYKRVRNEFSGVLTGKGLAWGGSLIRPEATGYGSVYFADEMLKSRKDSLEGKLCLVSGSGNVSQYTIEKLLDFGAKPLTASDSDGAIFDPDGIDREKLSYIMSLKNVRRGRMREYAEQYKKAIFMPSDAKLGYNPLWNVKADCAFPSATQNEINAKDAANLIKNGCKLISEGANMPSTLEATKQFLEAGLLYGPAKAANAGGVATSGLEMSQNSMRLNWSRDEVDDRLHKIMIAIHKNCYETAEAYGTPGNLVNGANIAGFLKVANAMLDQGLV